From Solidesulfovibrio carbinoliphilus subsp. oakridgensis, the proteins below share one genomic window:
- a CDS encoding ferritin-like domain-containing protein, with product MANFFNASDIVGTAIEIERRGRNVYTQAAAGATNPDVKRFLEFFAGEEARHQALFEAMAGRVGKAAIPAGSDEEEYMDYVQALLDSHALFCGGAPEKDLADAADAIAAIELASRFEKDTILYFREMMDLLPAAEAGIVKQCLDEERGHLRQLRGMLAKLRNNG from the coding sequence ATGGCTAACTTTTTCAACGCCAGCGACATCGTCGGCACGGCCATCGAGATCGAGCGCCGGGGCCGCAATGTCTACACCCAGGCTGCGGCCGGGGCGACCAATCCGGACGTCAAACGGTTCCTCGAATTCTTCGCCGGCGAGGAGGCCCGCCACCAGGCCCTGTTCGAGGCCATGGCCGGCCGCGTGGGCAAGGCCGCCATCCCGGCCGGGAGCGACGAGGAGGAATACATGGACTACGTCCAGGCCCTCCTCGACTCCCATGCCCTGTTCTGCGGCGGGGCCCCGGAAAAGGACTTGGCCGACGCCGCCGACGCCATCGCGGCCATCGAGCTGGCCAGCCGGTTCGAGAAGGACACCATCCTCTACTTCCGGGAGATGATGGACCTCCTGCCCGCCGCCGAGGCGGGCATCGTCAAGCAGTGCCTGGACGAGGAACGCGGCCACCTGCGCCAGTTGCGCGGCATGCTGGCCAAGCTTCGCAACAACGGCTGA
- a CDS encoding FAD/NAD(P)-binding protein: protein MTDPKNPYLPEVATILETVQETHNIKTFRVRFDDEAKMKAFTFEPGQVGQLSAPGIGESTFVINSPPTRMDYLQFSVMRAGEVTGMLHGLAAGDKVGVRAPLGKPFPYEAMKGKDIVFVGGGIGMAPLRTLFLFMLDNRADYGDITLLYGARSPADMAFSSELPEWTSRKDVNTVLTIDREAEGWEHRVGLIPNVLLELAPKPENAVAITCGPPIMIKFTLEALKKLNFQDEQIYTTLEKRMKCGIGICGRCNIGSSYVCVDGPVYSYAQLKALPNEL, encoded by the coding sequence ATGACCGATCCGAAAAATCCGTATCTGCCGGAAGTGGCCACCATCCTGGAGACCGTCCAGGAGACCCACAACATCAAGACCTTCCGGGTCCGTTTCGACGACGAAGCCAAGATGAAGGCCTTCACGTTCGAGCCGGGCCAGGTGGGCCAGCTCTCGGCCCCGGGCATCGGCGAATCGACCTTTGTCATCAACTCGCCCCCGACCCGCATGGACTATCTGCAGTTCTCGGTCATGCGGGCCGGCGAAGTGACCGGCATGCTCCACGGCCTGGCCGCCGGCGACAAGGTCGGCGTGCGCGCCCCCCTCGGCAAGCCCTTTCCGTACGAAGCCATGAAGGGCAAGGACATCGTCTTTGTCGGCGGCGGCATCGGCATGGCCCCCTTGCGCACGCTCTTTCTCTTCATGCTCGACAACCGGGCCGACTACGGCGACATCACGCTCCTCTACGGGGCCCGGTCGCCGGCCGACATGGCCTTTTCCTCGGAGCTGCCCGAGTGGACGTCGCGCAAGGACGTCAACACGGTGCTCACCATCGACCGCGAGGCCGAGGGCTGGGAGCACCGGGTGGGCCTCATTCCGAACGTCCTTCTGGAACTGGCGCCCAAGCCGGAAAACGCCGTGGCCATCACCTGCGGCCCGCCGATCATGATCAAGTTCACCCTGGAGGCCCTCAAAAAGCTCAACTTCCAGGACGAGCAGATCTACACCACGCTGGAAAAGCGCATGAAGTGCGGCATCGGCATCTGCGGCCGCTGCAACATCGGTTCGAGCTACGTCTGCGTGGACGGCCCGGTCTACTCGTACGCCCAGCTGAAGGCCCTGCCCAACGAGCTATAG
- a CDS encoding 4Fe-4S dicluster domain-containing protein encodes MAAVKYIASEKLPQWLASLAADRRVLVPVQEGPGVVFRPYDAAKAPVFGSDATAPPKGAVFPACQELFRYEQGKDAEDPGKPTLALIPNLAAEPTVVFGAKPCGARGFLIFDRVYQGEKFPDPYYTAAREATVFVTMACDKAENTCFCHAVGSGPADPAGSDLLLTPVAGGYLVEAVSDKGQPFLENPALTDGAAKVGEAEGVKARALESLGAAPDFEGSPAALLAAFDDMDFWRDQSDKCISCGACTYLCPTCYCFTITDEPAGMKGRRMRSWDACMHFQFTLEASGHNPRPTKAHRLKNRVGHKFSYYPTLHDGLIACCGCGRCVKSCPVSVDIREIVQNAVARAKG; translated from the coding sequence ATGGCCGCTGTCAAATACATCGCAAGCGAAAAGCTGCCGCAGTGGCTGGCGTCCCTGGCGGCCGACCGCCGGGTGCTCGTTCCGGTCCAGGAAGGCCCGGGCGTGGTTTTCCGGCCCTATGACGCGGCCAAGGCCCCGGTCTTCGGTTCCGACGCCACGGCCCCGCCCAAGGGCGCGGTCTTCCCGGCCTGCCAGGAGCTGTTCCGCTACGAGCAGGGCAAGGACGCCGAGGATCCGGGCAAGCCGACCCTGGCCCTTATCCCCAACCTCGCGGCCGAGCCGACCGTGGTCTTCGGGGCCAAGCCCTGCGGGGCCCGCGGCTTTCTCATCTTCGACCGGGTCTACCAGGGCGAGAAGTTCCCGGACCCCTATTACACGGCCGCCCGCGAGGCCACGGTCTTCGTGACCATGGCCTGTGACAAGGCCGAGAACACCTGCTTTTGCCACGCGGTCGGTTCCGGCCCGGCCGATCCGGCCGGCTCGGACCTGCTCCTGACGCCGGTGGCCGGCGGCTACCTGGTCGAGGCCGTCAGCGACAAGGGCCAACCGTTCCTGGAGAACCCGGCGCTCACCGACGGCGCGGCCAAGGTCGGGGAGGCCGAGGGCGTCAAAGCCAGGGCCCTCGAATCCCTGGGCGCCGCCCCGGACTTCGAAGGCTCCCCGGCCGCGCTTTTGGCCGCCTTCGACGACATGGACTTCTGGCGCGACCAGTCGGACAAGTGCATCAGTTGCGGGGCCTGCACCTATCTGTGCCCGACCTGCTACTGCTTCACCATCACCGACGAGCCGGCCGGTATGAAGGGACGGCGGATGCGGTCCTGGGACGCCTGCATGCACTTCCAGTTCACCCTGGAGGCCTCGGGCCACAATCCCCGGCCGACCAAGGCCCATCGCCTGAAAAACCGCGTGGGCCACAAGTTCAGCTACTATCCGACCCTGCACGACGGGCTCATCGCCTGCTGCGGCTGCGGCCGTTGCGTGAAAAGCTGTCCGGTCTCCGTGGACATCCGCGAGATCGTGCAAAACGCCGTGGCCAGGGCCAAGGGCTAG
- a CDS encoding 4Fe-4S dicluster domain-containing protein produces the protein MSRLEELKTRIKEALPGLECVIGWQKGYDPLHNTPLFMRSDADVDKLEWGPLNVHNPAVYLPLFRGKKVGVVVKGCDSRSVVELLQENLIDRDSVVIFGMPCTGVIDLTKVKGKLAAADAPAGQAASVATDGKTVSVTAGGQTVAMPFLDVRADKCGRCQFPNAVLADTYVGDPIAPTTPATPVDADLAALDAMTVPERMAFWRYHMDRCIRCYACRNACPMCVCRDHCIAQSREPHWLTQEDTVTEKLMFQVVHAMHLAGRCTECGECQRACPMDIPVLALKKHLNRAIHDLFDYQAGVDPQAIPPLLQFKVEEANIKERGW, from the coding sequence GTGTCGCGGCTTGAGGAACTCAAAACCCGCATCAAGGAGGCCCTGCCCGGCCTTGAGTGCGTCATCGGCTGGCAAAAGGGCTACGACCCGCTCCACAACACCCCGCTGTTCATGCGCAGCGACGCGGACGTGGACAAGCTCGAGTGGGGCCCCCTCAATGTCCACAACCCGGCCGTGTACCTGCCCCTTTTCCGGGGCAAGAAGGTCGGCGTGGTGGTCAAGGGCTGCGACTCCCGCTCGGTGGTGGAGCTGCTCCAGGAAAACCTCATCGACCGCGACAGCGTGGTCATCTTCGGCATGCCGTGCACGGGCGTCATCGACCTGACCAAGGTCAAGGGCAAGCTCGCTGCGGCCGACGCCCCGGCCGGACAGGCGGCCAGCGTCGCCACGGACGGCAAGACCGTGTCGGTCACGGCCGGCGGCCAGACCGTGGCCATGCCCTTTCTGGACGTCCGGGCCGACAAGTGCGGCCGCTGCCAGTTCCCGAACGCGGTCCTGGCCGACACCTACGTCGGCGACCCCATCGCCCCGACCACGCCGGCCACGCCCGTGGACGCCGATCTGGCCGCCCTCGACGCCATGACCGTGCCCGAGCGCATGGCTTTCTGGCGCTACCACATGGACCGCTGCATCCGCTGCTACGCCTGCCGCAACGCCTGCCCCATGTGCGTGTGCCGCGACCACTGCATCGCCCAGAGCCGCGAGCCCCACTGGCTGACCCAGGAAGATACGGTGACGGAAAAGCTCATGTTCCAGGTGGTGCACGCCATGCACCTGGCCGGCCGCTGCACCGAGTGCGGCGAATGCCAGCGGGCCTGCCCCATGGACATCCCGGTGCTGGCCCTCAAAAAGCACTTAAACCGCGCCATCCACGACCTCTTTGACTACCAGGCCGGCGTTGACCCCCAGGCCATTCCGCCGCTTTTGCAGTTCAAGGTCGAGGAAGCCAACATCAAAGAGCGAGGCTGGTAA
- a CDS encoding hydrogenase iron-sulfur subunit, whose translation MPVLTGKELRIVGFLCNWCSYGGADTAGVGRFNQPTDLRIIRVPCSGRIDPLFIAKTLINGADGVLVSGCHPRDCHYAEGNFYARRRLEVLKRFLPILGIDPARFDYTWVSASEGQRWQKVVTVFTEQIHALGPAPRFDAVSQEQLAKVAGAISQGGNRVAA comes from the coding sequence ATGCCAGTCCTGACCGGCAAGGAACTGCGTATCGTCGGATTCCTGTGCAACTGGTGCTCCTACGGCGGCGCGGACACGGCGGGCGTCGGGCGGTTCAACCAGCCAACGGACCTGCGGATCATCCGCGTGCCCTGCTCGGGACGCATCGATCCGCTTTTCATCGCCAAGACACTCATCAACGGGGCCGACGGCGTGCTGGTTTCCGGCTGCCACCCCCGCGACTGCCACTACGCCGAGGGCAACTTCTACGCCCGGCGCCGGCTGGAGGTCCTCAAGCGCTTTCTGCCCATCCTCGGCATCGACCCGGCCCGGTTCGACTACACCTGGGTTTCGGCTTCGGAAGGCCAGCGGTGGCAGAAGGTGGTGACGGTATTCACCGAACAGATTCACGCCCTGGGTCCCGCGCCGCGCTTTGACGCCGTGTCGCAGGAACAGCTCGCCAAGGTCGCCGGGGCCATCAGCCAAGGAGGCAACCGTGTCGCGGCTTGA
- a CDS encoding CoB--CoM heterodisulfide reductase iron-sulfur subunit A family protein: MRIGVFVCHCGSNIEGTVDTATVAKAALDFPEVVYATDTMYACSEPGQEGIIQAIKEKNLTGVVVASCTPRMHEPTFRRAVERAGLNRYMFEMANIREHVSWIGKDREANTNKALDLVRIAAEKLRRDAPLVPSKFSVNKRVMIIGGGVAGIQAALDCADGGLEVVLVERESTIGGKMAKLDKTFPTVDCSSCILGPKMVDVAQHPNITLHAYSEVDSIGGYVGNFQVQVKKKATYVDWELCTGCGACTEKCPSKKNPDAFNEKIGPTTSINIPFPQAIPKKAVIDPTTCRQFVKGKCGVCAKVCPTGAIRYDMTDELVTEDVGAIVAATGYDLFDISKVTEYGGGRYPDVITGLQYERLLSASGPTGGHIKRPSDGKEPKNIVFIQCVGSRDKSLDRPYCSGFCCMYTAKQTILTKDHIPDSQSYVFYMDIRSPGKMYDEFTRRAMEEYGARYIRGRVAMVYPKGDKLIVRGADTLAGCQVEIEADLVVLAAGAEAAKGAPQLAEKLRISYDKYGFFMESHPKLKPVETNTAGVYLAGSCQGPKDIPQSVGQGSAAAAKVLALFSKDMLESDPQISKVDIKRCVGCGKCIITCPFKAIKEVEFRGQKKAEVIETVCQGCGLCTSTCPQGAIQLSHFTDNQILAEVNALCQS; this comes from the coding sequence ATGCGAATAGGCGTTTTCGTCTGCCACTGCGGCAGCAACATTGAAGGCACGGTGGACACCGCTACCGTGGCCAAGGCCGCCCTGGACTTTCCCGAGGTCGTCTATGCCACGGACACCATGTACGCCTGCTCGGAACCCGGCCAGGAAGGCATCATCCAGGCCATCAAGGAAAAAAACCTGACCGGCGTGGTCGTGGCCTCCTGCACCCCGCGCATGCACGAGCCCACCTTCCGGCGGGCCGTGGAACGGGCCGGGCTCAACCGCTACATGTTCGAGATGGCCAACATCCGGGAGCACGTCTCCTGGATCGGCAAGGACCGCGAGGCCAACACCAACAAGGCCCTGGACCTGGTCCGGATCGCCGCCGAAAAGCTGCGGCGCGACGCCCCGCTCGTGCCGAGCAAGTTCTCGGTCAACAAGCGGGTCATGATCATCGGCGGCGGCGTGGCCGGCATCCAGGCGGCGCTGGACTGCGCCGACGGCGGCCTCGAGGTCGTCCTGGTCGAGCGCGAATCCACCATCGGCGGCAAGATGGCCAAGCTCGACAAGACCTTCCCCACGGTCGACTGTTCGAGCTGCATCCTCGGCCCCAAGATGGTCGACGTGGCCCAGCACCCCAACATCACGCTCCACGCCTACTCCGAGGTGGACTCCATCGGCGGCTACGTGGGCAACTTCCAGGTCCAGGTCAAGAAAAAGGCCACCTATGTGGACTGGGAGCTGTGCACCGGCTGCGGCGCCTGCACCGAGAAGTGTCCGAGCAAGAAAAACCCGGACGCCTTCAACGAGAAGATCGGGCCCACCACCTCGATCAACATCCCCTTTCCCCAGGCCATTCCGAAAAAGGCGGTCATCGACCCGACCACCTGCCGCCAGTTCGTCAAGGGCAAGTGCGGCGTGTGCGCCAAGGTCTGCCCCACCGGGGCCATCCGCTACGACATGACCGACGAGCTGGTCACCGAGGACGTGGGCGCCATTGTCGCGGCCACGGGCTACGACCTCTTCGACATCAGCAAGGTCACGGAGTACGGCGGCGGCCGCTACCCCGACGTCATCACCGGCCTCCAGTACGAGCGCCTGCTTTCGGCCTCCGGCCCGACCGGCGGCCACATCAAGCGCCCGTCCGACGGCAAGGAGCCGAAAAACATCGTCTTCATTCAGTGCGTCGGCTCGCGCGACAAGTCGCTGGACAGGCCCTACTGCTCGGGATTCTGCTGCATGTACACGGCCAAGCAGACGATCCTGACCAAGGACCACATCCCGGATTCCCAGTCCTACGTCTTTTACATGGACATCCGTTCCCCCGGCAAAATGTACGACGAGTTCACCCGCCGGGCCATGGAAGAGTACGGGGCCCGCTACATCCGGGGCCGCGTGGCCATGGTCTATCCCAAGGGCGACAAGCTGATCGTGCGCGGGGCCGACACGCTCGCCGGCTGCCAGGTGGAGATCGAGGCCGACCTGGTGGTTCTGGCCGCCGGGGCCGAAGCGGCCAAGGGCGCGCCCCAACTGGCCGAGAAGCTGCGCATCTCCTACGACAAGTACGGCTTCTTCATGGAGAGCCACCCCAAGCTCAAGCCCGTGGAGACCAACACGGCCGGCGTGTATCTGGCCGGCTCGTGCCAGGGCCCCAAAGACATCCCGCAGTCCGTCGGCCAGGGCAGCGCGGCCGCGGCCAAGGTGCTGGCCCTTTTCTCCAAGGACATGCTGGAAAGCGACCCGCAGATCTCCAAGGTCGACATCAAGCGGTGCGTGGGCTGCGGCAAGTGCATCATCACCTGCCCGTTCAAGGCCATCAAGGAAGTCGAATTCCGGGGCCAGAAAAAGGCCGAGGTCATCGAGACCGTCTGCCAGGGCTGCGGCCTTTGCACTTCGACCTGCCCCCAGGGCGCCATCCAGCTCTCGCACTTCACGGACAACCAAATCCTCGCGGAGGTCAACGCCTTATGCCAGTCCTGA
- a CDS encoding CoB--CoM heterodisulfide reductase iron-sulfur subunit B family protein — MSEAIAYYPGCSGLGTSREYDASTRAVCAAVGLSLVDIPDWSCCGSSPAHTKDHVLSAALSARNLQLVADMGLRSAITPCPSCLTNLRTANHRMETPATAEKVNKLLDVPYGGQVNTQSVLQALVETVGLDALKAAVRTPLKGLKVACYYGCIMNRPPELMAFDDCENPMAMDNILSAMGAEVVPFPLKVECCGASYGIPRPDVVATLSGKLLETAKLAGADMIAVACPLCQMNLDLRQGQVNRAQGTSYKIPVPYFTQLMGVALNVSDEELGFGQLCVDPRPVLSKALAGAD; from the coding sequence ATGAGTGAAGCCATTGCCTACTACCCGGGCTGCTCGGGCCTCGGGACTTCCAGGGAATACGACGCCTCGACCCGGGCCGTCTGCGCCGCGGTCGGCCTGTCCCTGGTCGACATTCCGGACTGGAGCTGCTGCGGCTCGAGCCCGGCCCACACCAAGGACCACGTCCTGTCCGCGGCCCTGTCCGCCAGGAATCTCCAGCTCGTGGCCGACATGGGCCTGCGCTCCGCCATCACCCCCTGTCCGAGCTGCCTGACCAACCTGCGCACGGCCAACCATCGCATGGAGACCCCGGCCACGGCCGAAAAGGTCAACAAGCTCCTGGACGTCCCCTACGGCGGCCAGGTCAATACCCAGTCCGTGCTCCAGGCCCTGGTCGAGACCGTGGGCCTCGACGCCCTGAAGGCCGCCGTGCGCACGCCCTTAAAGGGCCTCAAGGTCGCCTGCTACTACGGCTGCATCATGAACAGGCCCCCCGAGCTCATGGCCTTTGACGACTGCGAAAACCCCATGGCCATGGACAACATCCTGTCCGCCATGGGGGCCGAGGTCGTGCCTTTTCCGCTCAAGGTCGAATGCTGCGGCGCCTCCTACGGCATTCCCCGCCCCGACGTCGTGGCCACGCTTTCCGGGAAGCTCCTGGAAACGGCCAAGCTCGCCGGCGCGGACATGATCGCGGTCGCCTGCCCGCTTTGCCAGATGAACCTCGACCTGCGCCAAGGCCAGGTCAACCGGGCCCAGGGGACCAGCTACAAGATCCCCGTGCCCTACTTCACCCAGCTCATGGGCGTGGCCCTGAACGTGTCGGACGAGGAACTCGGGTTCGGCCAGCTGTGCGTCGATCCGAGGCCCGTCCTTTCCAAGGCCCTGGCGGGCGCGGACTAA
- a CDS encoding 4Fe-4S dicluster domain-containing protein: MNSINLTCDYDGDFVHRVEEESGQNVSLCYQCGNCTAGCPYTFVYDIPVSQIMRLLQAGQKKTVLSCKSIWLCATCESCTTRCPNNIDVARVMDVLRHMARREGLAAVPQVKTFWDSFLDSVRAHGRVFELGLMVNYITRTGRFWTDMDLGPKMLPKGKLSFTPHDIQGKEHVARIFERFERESNS; the protein is encoded by the coding sequence ATGAATAGCATCAATCTCACCTGCGATTACGACGGAGATTTCGTTCACAGGGTGGAGGAAGAGTCCGGCCAGAATGTCAGCCTGTGCTACCAGTGCGGCAACTGCACGGCCGGATGCCCGTACACCTTCGTCTACGACATCCCGGTCAGTCAGATCATGCGCCTGCTCCAGGCCGGACAGAAAAAGACCGTGCTGTCCTGCAAATCCATCTGGCTGTGCGCCACCTGCGAGTCCTGCACGACCAGGTGCCCCAACAACATCGACGTGGCCCGCGTCATGGACGTCCTGCGCCACATGGCCCGCCGCGAAGGCTTGGCCGCCGTGCCCCAGGTCAAGACCTTCTGGGACTCCTTCCTGGATTCGGTCCGGGCCCACGGCCGCGTCTTCGAACTCGGCCTCATGGTCAACTACATCACCCGGACCGGCCGTTTCTGGACCGACATGGACCTTGGGCCGAAAATGCTGCCCAAGGGCAAACTGTCCTTCACGCCCCATGACATCCAGGGCAAGGAGCACGTGGCCCGGATCTTCGAGCGCTTCGAGAGGGAGTCGAACTCATGA
- a CDS encoding iron-containing alcohol dehydrogenase — MAVREQVYGFFIPSVTLIGIGAAKQIPEKIKALGGSKPLIVTDKGVVKVGIAKQITDLLDAAGMKYHIYDETIPNPTDENVHKGVDVYKKEGCDSLITLGGGSSHDCGKGIGLCVANGGKIHDYEGVDKSTKPFMPYLAVNTTAGTASEMTRFCIITDLSRHVKMAIVDWRVTPHIAIDDPVLMVGMPPALTAATGMDALTHAVEAFVSTIANPMTDACAIEAIKLIFKYLRKAVANGQDMEAREGMCFAEYLAGMAFNNASLGHVHAMAHQLGGFYDLPHGECNAILLPHVEKFNLIAKVEKFAAMAEIMGENIAGMAPRDAAELALKAIRQLSADVGIPSGLVELGKRYGKDVKATDIPTMTGNAQKDACGFTNPRCPTDKDVAAIYTAAL, encoded by the coding sequence ATGGCAGTTCGCGAGCAAGTCTACGGTTTCTTCATTCCCAGCGTGACCCTCATCGGCATCGGCGCCGCCAAGCAGATCCCCGAGAAGATCAAAGCCCTGGGCGGCAGCAAACCGCTGATCGTCACCGACAAGGGCGTGGTCAAGGTCGGCATCGCCAAGCAGATCACCGATCTGCTCGACGCCGCCGGCATGAAGTACCACATCTATGACGAAACCATCCCCAACCCCACCGACGAGAACGTCCACAAGGGCGTGGATGTCTACAAGAAAGAGGGCTGCGACAGCCTTATCACCCTCGGCGGCGGTTCTTCGCACGACTGCGGCAAGGGCATCGGCCTTTGCGTGGCCAACGGCGGCAAGATCCACGACTACGAAGGCGTGGACAAGTCCACCAAGCCCTTCATGCCCTACCTGGCCGTCAACACCACGGCCGGCACCGCCTCTGAAATGACCCGTTTCTGCATCATCACCGACCTGTCCCGCCACGTGAAGATGGCCATTGTCGACTGGCGCGTGACCCCGCATATCGCCATTGACGACCCGGTCCTCATGGTCGGCATGCCCCCGGCGCTGACCGCCGCCACCGGCATGGACGCCCTGACCCACGCCGTCGAGGCCTTCGTGTCCACCATCGCCAACCCGATGACCGACGCCTGCGCCATCGAAGCCATCAAGCTGATCTTCAAGTACCTGCGCAAGGCCGTGGCCAACGGGCAGGACATGGAAGCCCGCGAAGGCATGTGCTTCGCCGAGTACCTGGCCGGCATGGCCTTCAACAACGCCAGCCTGGGCCACGTCCACGCCATGGCCCACCAGCTGGGCGGCTTCTACGACCTGCCGCACGGCGAATGCAACGCCATTCTCCTGCCCCACGTCGAGAAGTTCAACCTGATCGCCAAGGTTGAGAAGTTCGCCGCCATGGCCGAGATCATGGGCGAGAACATCGCCGGCATGGCTCCCCGCGACGCCGCCGAACTGGCGCTCAAGGCCATTCGCCAGCTGTCCGCCGACGTCGGCATCCCGTCCGGCCTGGTCGAGCTTGGCAAGCGCTACGGCAAGGACGTCAAGGCCACCGACATCCCGACCATGACCGGCAACGCCCAGAAGGACGCTTGCGGTTTCACCAACCCGCGCTGCCCGACCGACAAGGACGTGGCCGCCATCTACACGGCCGCCCTGTAA
- a CDS encoding arsenate reductase ArsC, producing the protein MRVLFICVHNSARSQMAEAYLRKFCGEAAEVESAGLDPTSVNPLVVAVMAEEGIDLSGKATRRVFDLFRDGRLFEYVVTVCEESLEGQCPVFPGVTHRLHLPFPDPAGVVGTEAEKLAKVREIRDRIRERMAVLAEEIACCGPRRQERRGDGGEDPPGALS; encoded by the coding sequence ATGCGGGTGCTTTTCATTTGCGTGCACAACAGCGCCAGGAGCCAGATGGCCGAGGCCTATCTGCGCAAATTCTGCGGGGAGGCGGCGGAAGTGGAGAGCGCGGGGCTCGATCCCACGTCCGTCAACCCGCTGGTGGTCGCGGTCATGGCCGAGGAGGGGATCGATCTGTCCGGAAAGGCGACCCGCCGGGTGTTCGACCTCTTCCGGGACGGCAGGCTCTTTGAATATGTGGTCACGGTATGCGAGGAATCGCTCGAGGGGCAGTGCCCGGTCTTTCCGGGCGTGACCCACCGGCTGCACCTGCCCTTTCCCGATCCGGCCGGGGTGGTCGGCACCGAGGCGGAGAAGCTGGCCAAGGTCCGGGAAATCCGTGACCGGATCCGGGAGCGCATGGCCGTATTGGCCGAGGAAATCGCCTGCTGCGGTCCCCGGCGGCAGGAACGTCGGGGCGATGGGGGAGAGGACCCGCCAGGGGCTTTGTCATGA
- a CDS encoding arsenate reductase ArsC, giving the protein MKKKNILFLCTGNACRSQMAEGFARALRDDVLVAYSAGVEKHGLDPRAVAVMAEAGVDISGQTSKLVEELPNVAFDYVVTLCGAAHDQCPFFPGPVKKVHVGFDDPPALAVGAASEEEALSHYRRVRDAIRDFVGGLPDNLDAADGNSA; this is encoded by the coding sequence ATGAAGAAAAAGAACATTCTTTTCTTGTGCACCGGCAACGCCTGCCGCAGCCAGATGGCCGAGGGCTTTGCCCGGGCGCTTCGGGACGACGTCCTGGTGGCGTATTCGGCCGGGGTGGAGAAGCACGGGCTCGATCCCCGGGCCGTGGCCGTCATGGCCGAGGCCGGGGTGGACATTTCGGGCCAGACGTCCAAGCTTGTGGAAGAGCTGCCCAATGTGGCCTTCGACTATGTGGTGACGCTGTGTGGCGCCGCCCATGACCAGTGCCCCTTTTTCCCGGGGCCGGTCAAAAAGGTCCACGTGGGCTTTGACGACCCGCCAGCCCTGGCCGTCGGGGCCGCCAGCGAAGAGGAGGCCCTTTCCCACTACCGCCGGGTGCGCGACGCCATCCGCGACTTTGTGGGCGGGCTGCCGGACAATCTGGACGCGGCCGACGGGAACAGCGCCTGA
- the rpiA gene encoding ribose-5-phosphate isomerase RpiA: MTPSPRVSPEVARGFKQAAAAHAAALVEAGMAVGLGHGSTAVEAVPVLADRAGRGELAGTVFVPAARFMAEALRRHGLPVGSLDDRPELDLAIDGADEIDPNLDCIKGGGGALLYEKIVGQAAKRLVIVADAGKLSPRLGTRHPLPVEITPFALASELRFLAGLGGHPALRLRPDGDPMRTERGNVIADCPFGPMADPAGLAAALDARGGVAGHGLFIGLAALVVVAGEDGVRELRR; the protein is encoded by the coding sequence ATGACGCCGTCACCGCGCGTTTCACCGGAGGTTGCGAGAGGGTTCAAGCAGGCGGCCGCCGCCCATGCCGCGGCCCTGGTCGAAGCCGGCATGGCCGTGGGCCTCGGCCACGGGTCCACGGCCGTGGAAGCCGTGCCGGTTCTGGCCGACCGGGCCGGGCGGGGGGAACTGGCCGGCACGGTCTTCGTGCCGGCGGCCCGGTTCATGGCCGAGGCCCTGCGCCGACACGGCCTGCCGGTGGGAAGCCTGGACGACCGGCCCGAACTCGACCTGGCCATCGACGGGGCCGACGAGATCGACCCGAATCTCGACTGCATCAAGGGCGGCGGCGGGGCCCTCCTCTACGAGAAGATCGTGGGCCAGGCCGCCAAACGGCTCGTCATCGTGGCCGACGCCGGCAAGCTGAGTCCCCGGCTCGGCACCCGCCATCCGCTGCCGGTCGAGATCACGCCCTTTGCCCTGGCTTCCGAGCTGCGCTTCCTGGCCGGCCTCGGCGGCCATCCCGCCCTGCGCCTGCGCCCGGACGGCGACCCCATGCGCACCGAGCGCGGCAACGTCATCGCGGACTGCCCTTTCGGCCCCATGGCCGACCCGGCCGGCCTGGCCGCCGCCCTCGACGCCCGGGGCGGCGTGGCCGGCCATGGCCTCTTCATCGGCCTCGCCGCCCTGGTCGTGGTCGCCGGCGAAGACGGGGTGCGCGAATTGCGTCGTTGA